In a single window of the Gemmatimonadales bacterium genome:
- a CDS encoding DUF503 domain-containing protein: protein MVVAVRTWELHLEGCQSLKDKRSVLKPLTASLRRSCNLSVAETGHQDLWQRAEIACAAVGSARAVVEETLRSADRLVEGADGVRIIDTATAFR, encoded by the coding sequence GTGGTCGTGGCCGTGCGCACGTGGGAGTTGCATCTCGAGGGGTGCCAGTCGCTCAAGGACAAGCGGAGCGTGCTCAAGCCGCTCACGGCGTCGCTCCGGCGGTCGTGCAACCTGTCGGTGGCCGAGACCGGTCATCAGGATCTCTGGCAGCGGGCGGAAATTGCCTGCGCGGCGGTCGGCAGCGCCCGTGCGGTGGTCGAGGAAACCCTTCGCTCGGCCGACCGACTTGTGGAGGGGGCCGACGGCGTGCGGATCATCGACACGGCGACGGCGTTTCGATGA
- a CDS encoding ribosomal L7Ae/L30e/S12e/Gadd45 family protein, with product MSDLLGLIGLGARGRLVVIGVDAVRRELQADELSCVVVASDASERAVDKVVRLAAARRVPLVAGPDAAAIGARLGRPPVMVVGVRDRGLAGGIVRSAPPGKGPGRPGARGPRAVVREPARERPERQ from the coding sequence GTGAGCGATCTACTGGGCCTCATCGGCCTCGGCGCTCGAGGACGGCTGGTGGTGATCGGGGTGGACGCGGTGCGGCGGGAGTTGCAGGCCGACGAGTTGAGCTGCGTGGTCGTGGCGTCCGACGCGAGCGAGCGCGCGGTGGACAAGGTCGTCCGTCTCGCGGCGGCGAGAAGAGTGCCGCTCGTGGCGGGCCCCGACGCGGCGGCGATCGGCGCGCGGCTCGGGCGGCCGCCGGTGATGGTGGTCGGGGTGCGCGATCGCGGGTTGGCCGGCGGCATCGTGCGATCGGCGCCGCCGGGCAAGGGGCCGGGGCGGCCGGGGGCGCGCGGCCCGAGGGCGGTGGTACGGGAACCGGCGCGTGAGCGGCCGGAGCGACAGTGA
- the truB gene encoding tRNA pseudouridine(55) synthase TruB produces the protein MDKPGGPTSHDVVRRVRRIFGLRAVGHTGTLDPFASGLMVVLLGRATRLARFVEAASKTYLATARLGVRTDTDDATGTPIGGADGGHGAADGEAVAVDESRVRAALAALSGPQRQRPPAYSAKHVAGTRSYRLARAGKRVELRETAVTVHRIELVEWHRDAVTFRTVVSAGTYVRALARDLGDALGVGAHLSELRREAIGRLRVEEAVPLDALTRETLPVPLRHVLSDLPAVELDDAARAGVRHGRAVPMPADRAAAGQNTIVAGASPAVLLVADGEVVAVAREEGGWLRPSVVLEDA, from the coding sequence ATCGACAAGCCCGGTGGCCCCACCTCGCATGATGTCGTGCGCCGGGTGCGCCGGATCTTCGGGCTCCGCGCGGTGGGCCACACCGGCACGCTGGATCCCTTCGCCAGCGGGCTCATGGTGGTGCTGCTCGGCCGGGCCACGCGGTTGGCGCGCTTCGTGGAGGCGGCGTCGAAGACCTATCTCGCCACCGCGCGTCTCGGCGTGCGGACCGATACCGACGATGCGACCGGCACGCCGATCGGGGGCGCGGACGGTGGGCATGGGGCGGCGGACGGCGAGGCCGTGGCGGTGGACGAATCCCGGGTGCGCGCGGCGCTCGCTGCCTTGAGCGGCCCGCAGCGCCAGCGGCCGCCGGCGTATTCGGCCAAGCACGTCGCCGGCACCCGAAGCTATCGGCTGGCGCGCGCGGGCAAACGGGTGGAGTTGCGGGAGACGGCCGTGACGGTGCACCGGATCGAGCTGGTCGAGTGGCACCGCGATGCGGTGACGTTTCGGACGGTGGTGAGCGCCGGCACCTACGTTCGGGCGCTGGCGCGCGACCTGGGCGACGCGCTGGGCGTCGGCGCGCACCTGTCGGAGCTTCGCCGCGAGGCGATCGGCCGTCTGCGGGTGGAGGAGGCCGTGCCGCTCGACGCGCTCACGCGCGAGACGTTGCCGGTCCCGCTCCGGCACGTGCTGTCCGACCTGCCGGCGGTCGAGCTGGATGACGCCGCGCGGGCAGGAGTGCGGCACGGGCGCGCGGTGCCGATGCCGGCCGATCGCGCGGCGGCCGGGCAGAACACGATCGTCGCGGGCGCCAGTCCCGCCGTGCTGCTGGTCGCCGATGGCGAGGTGGTTGCCGTGGCGCGCGAGGAGGGAGGCTGGCTCCGGCCGAGCGTCGTGCTGGAGGACGCATGA
- the rbfA gene encoding 30S ribosome-binding factor RbfA, with the protein MKSSRRPEQVGETVRQVVADALAREVRDPRVGFVTVTAVRVSGDLSHARVLVAVPGDEAARTRALEGLMSAAGFLRTKVARALTTRAVPELHFELDEGLAHAARINALLDGLRRESPD; encoded by the coding sequence ATGAAGTCCTCCCGGCGCCCCGAGCAGGTGGGCGAAACGGTGCGGCAAGTCGTGGCCGACGCGCTCGCCCGCGAGGTGCGCGACCCGCGCGTCGGGTTCGTCACGGTCACGGCGGTGCGGGTAAGCGGCGACCTGTCCCACGCCCGCGTGCTGGTGGCGGTTCCGGGCGATGAAGCAGCGCGGACCCGGGCGCTCGAGGGCCTCATGAGCGCGGCAGGCTTCCTCCGGACCAAGGTCGCCCGCGCGCTGACCACTCGGGCGGTGCCGGAGCTGCATTTCGAGCTGGACGAGGGACTCGCGCACGCCGCGCGCATCAACGCGCTGCTCGACGGCCTCCGGCGGGAGTCGCCCGACTGA
- the infB gene encoding translation initiation factor IF-2: protein MVKTRVHDLATEFGVPPEQLLGLLKDMNIVVRSHLSPLETDQVSAVRVRWEREKRKNAEGSAPRRGRRKAVKVPEPAPAPAEARPAKRRRTAAEVAQVEAQAEADRAAAEQEQKPLLEFELPGSRAEQEPAQSQTLEERARALFKDLPPLPADLDDESAAAGAAPTASTAEPVLSTSPGRPQRTPFIPPRIQRPAPSAGAPPRAGGPPSRPKPVFSSGGPGAPARPGERPAAPTRNFGPDAQKGGARKKGKKGKHSSVDQEAVQANIMRTMQTMKGGAARKGARRSDEPSYREQLAGRMAEEREKERTRIRVNEFISVSELAAAMKVPATQIVQFAFKELGMMVTVNQRLDFDQIELIASEFGFQAVREDEYAAAVESAEPEDAADLLPRPPVVTIMGHVDHGKTSLLDYVRKTNVVAGESGGITQHIGAYHVTLGGDKEITFLDTPGHQAFTAMRARGAQVTDIVVLVVAADDQVMPQTVEAISHARNAGVPMIVAINKIDLPTADVDKVKRDLLQHNVVLEEFGGTVLSAAISAKKGTGVDQLLEQVLLQAELLDLKANPNAPAHGTVLEATLDPGKGPLATVLVQRGTLHGGDNFICGKFSGRVRALFDERARTVKDAGPSIPVQILGFEGVPAAGDIFGVVTDAVEAREIAQKRQRLEREAQNRRSARGGTLEDFSRALQEGAVSQLRIIIKADQGGPAEALADALAQLSTSEVRVDVVHRGVGAITESDVLLAKASNAIVLGFHVRPDSNARAAAEREQVDIRTYRIIYEAVADVRSALEGLLKPEEREIVLGEAEVLQLFKVSKVGTIAGCTVRSGTIQRGARARVTRDGAVAYTGALSSLKRFKDDVREVKEGLECGIGIENFNDLKVGDRIESFRMEEVKRTLQPAGAGAV from the coding sequence GTGGTCAAGACGAGAGTACATGATCTGGCGACGGAGTTCGGTGTCCCACCCGAGCAATTGCTCGGGCTGCTGAAGGACATGAACATCGTCGTGCGCAGCCATCTGTCGCCGCTCGAGACCGACCAGGTGTCGGCGGTGCGGGTGCGCTGGGAGCGGGAGAAGCGCAAGAACGCCGAGGGGTCCGCGCCCAGGCGGGGTCGCCGGAAGGCCGTCAAGGTGCCCGAGCCGGCGCCGGCGCCGGCCGAGGCGCGCCCCGCCAAGCGGCGCCGCACCGCCGCCGAAGTAGCCCAGGTCGAGGCCCAGGCCGAGGCCGACCGTGCCGCCGCGGAGCAGGAGCAGAAGCCGCTGCTCGAATTCGAGTTGCCCGGCTCGCGCGCCGAACAGGAGCCGGCACAGAGCCAGACGCTCGAGGAGCGCGCGCGCGCCCTGTTCAAGGATCTCCCACCGCTGCCCGCGGACCTCGATGATGAGTCTGCCGCTGCGGGAGCTGCGCCCACAGCCTCGACCGCGGAGCCAGTGCTGTCTACCTCACCCGGTCGGCCTCAGCGCACGCCGTTCATCCCGCCACGGATTCAGCGTCCGGCCCCCTCGGCTGGCGCGCCCCCGCGCGCCGGCGGCCCACCATCCCGTCCCAAGCCGGTATTCAGCAGCGGCGGCCCCGGAGCGCCCGCGCGTCCGGGAGAGCGCCCGGCCGCGCCCACCCGCAATTTCGGCCCCGACGCCCAGAAGGGGGGCGCCCGCAAGAAGGGCAAGAAGGGCAAGCACTCGTCGGTAGATCAGGAAGCGGTGCAGGCCAACATCATGCGGACGATGCAGACTATGAAGGGCGGCGCAGCGCGGAAGGGTGCACGCCGCTCCGACGAGCCCTCGTACCGCGAGCAGTTGGCCGGCCGGATGGCCGAGGAGCGGGAAAAGGAAAGGACCCGGATCCGGGTGAACGAGTTCATCTCGGTGTCCGAGCTGGCCGCGGCCATGAAGGTGCCGGCCACCCAGATCGTCCAGTTCGCCTTCAAGGAGCTGGGCATGATGGTCACGGTGAACCAGCGGCTCGACTTCGATCAGATCGAGCTGATCGCCTCCGAGTTCGGCTTCCAGGCTGTGCGCGAAGACGAATACGCGGCCGCGGTCGAGTCCGCCGAGCCGGAAGACGCCGCCGATCTGCTGCCGCGGCCCCCGGTGGTTACGATCATGGGCCACGTGGACCACGGCAAGACGTCGCTGCTCGACTACGTCCGAAAGACCAACGTGGTGGCCGGTGAGTCGGGCGGCATCACCCAGCACATCGGCGCCTACCACGTGACGCTGGGCGGCGACAAGGAGATCACGTTCCTCGACACCCCGGGCCACCAGGCGTTCACCGCCATGCGCGCCCGCGGCGCCCAGGTGACGGACATCGTCGTGCTCGTCGTCGCGGCCGACGACCAGGTCATGCCGCAGACGGTCGAAGCGATCAGCCACGCCCGCAATGCCGGCGTGCCGATGATCGTCGCCATCAACAAGATCGATCTGCCCACGGCAGACGTCGACAAGGTGAAGCGCGACCTGCTCCAGCACAACGTGGTGCTCGAAGAGTTCGGTGGCACCGTGCTCTCGGCCGCGATCTCGGCCAAGAAGGGCACCGGCGTGGACCAGCTGCTGGAACAGGTGCTCCTCCAGGCCGAGTTGCTCGACCTCAAGGCCAACCCGAACGCGCCGGCGCACGGCACCGTGCTCGAGGCGACGCTCGACCCGGGCAAGGGCCCGCTCGCCACGGTGCTCGTCCAGCGCGGCACGCTCCACGGCGGCGACAACTTCATCTGCGGCAAGTTCTCCGGGCGCGTCCGCGCGCTCTTCGACGAGCGCGCCCGGACGGTGAAGGACGCGGGCCCGTCGATCCCGGTGCAGATCCTCGGCTTCGAGGGCGTGCCCGCCGCGGGCGACATCTTCGGCGTCGTCACCGATGCGGTGGAGGCCCGCGAAATCGCGCAGAAGCGCCAGCGGCTCGAGCGCGAAGCGCAGAATCGGCGCAGCGCGCGCGGCGGTACGCTGGAGGACTTCAGCCGCGCGTTGCAGGAAGGTGCCGTGAGCCAGCTCCGCATCATCATCAAGGCGGACCAGGGCGGCCCGGCGGAGGCGCTGGCCGACGCGCTGGCGCAGCTCAGCACCAGCGAGGTGCGGGTGGACGTGGTGCACCGCGGCGTCGGCGCCATTACCGAAAGCGACGTGCTGCTCGCCAAGGCATCGAACGCCATCGTCCTGGGCTTCCACGTGCGTCCCGACTCCAACGCCCGCGCCGCGGCCGAGCGGGAGCAGGTGGACATCCGGACCTACCGCATCATCTACGAGGCGGTGGCCGATGTACGCAGCGCGCTCGAGGGGCTGCTCAAGCCCGAGGAGCGCGAAATCGTGCTCGGCGAGGCCGAGGTGCTCCAGCTCTTCAAGGTGAGCAAAGTGGGCACCATCGCGGGCTGCACGGTGCGGAGCGGCACCATCCAGCGCGGCGCGCGGGCGCGGGTGACGCGGGACGGCGCCGTGGCGTACACCGGCGCGCTCTCCAGCCTCAAGCGCTTCAAGGACGACGTGCGCGAGGTGAAGGAGGGACTCGAGTGCGGCATCGGCATCGAGAACTTCAACGACCTCAAGGTCGGCGACCGGATCGAATCCTTCCGGATGGAAGAGGTGAAGCGGACCCTGCAGCCCGCGGGGGCAGGAGCGGTCTAG